The following are encoded together in the Equus quagga isolate Etosha38 chromosome 1, UCLA_HA_Equagga_1.0, whole genome shotgun sequence genome:
- the AICDA gene encoding single-stranded DNA cytosine deaminase encodes MENDLCSFIFLPPLIHSLLMKQRKFLYHFKNVRWAKGRHETYLCYVVKRRDSATSFSLDFGHLRNKSGCHVELLFLRYISDWDLDPGRCYRVTWFTSWSPCYDCARHVADFLRGYPNLSLRIFAARLYFCEDRKAEPEGLRRLHRAGVQIAIMTFKDYFYCWNTFVENRERTFKAWEGLHENSVRLSRQLRRILLPLYEVDDLRDAFRTLGL; translated from the exons ATGG AGAATGATCTGTGctccttcatttttctccctcctctcatcCACAGCCTCCTGATGAAGCAGAGGAAGTTTCTTTACCATTTCAAAAATGTCCGCTGGGCTAAGGGCCGCCACGAGACCTACCTGTGCTATGTGGTGAAGCGGCGGGACAGTGCCACCTCCTTTTCACTGGACTTTGGTCACCTTCGAAACAAG tCCGGGTGCCACGTGGAATTGCTCTTCCTGCGCTACATCTCCGACTGGGACCTGGACCCTGGCCGGTGCTACCGCGTCACCTGGTTCACCTCTTGGAGCCCCTGCTACGACTGCGCCCGACACGTGGCCGACTTTCTAAGAGGGTACCCCAACCTCAGCCTGAGGATCTTCGCCGCGCGCCTCTACTTCTGCGAGGACCGTAAGGCTGAGCCCGAGGGGCTGCGGCGGCTCCACCGCGCTGGGGTCCAAATCGCAATCATGACCTTCAAAG attatttttattgctggAATACTTTTGTGGAAAATCGTGAAAGAACTTTCAAAGCTTGGGAGGGGCTGCATGAAAATTCGGTCCGACTATCCAGACAGCTTCGACGCATCCTTTTG CCCCTATATGAGGTGGATGACTTACGAGATGCATTTCGCACTTTGGGACTTTGA